The segment GAGGCCGACGAGAACGGCTCGGTGTCCGGCGCGGGCGTCGTCATCACCGGCTCCGTGGTCACTGCGGGCGCCGCACGCACCCTCTTCGGCAAGGAGCCGTCATGACCGAGAAGTCGACTCCCCGACAGTTCACGCCGCCGACCAACGACCCGTGGAAGGGCTTCCGCGGGGTCATGGCGGGCACGTTGATCCTGGAGGTCATCGTCGTCGCACTGGCGTTCCCGGTGGTCGCGAAGCTGACCGACGCGGGCGTCACGTGGGCGTCGGGCCTGTACCTGGGCGTCGTGGTGCTGGTGCTTATCCTGCTGTCGGGTCGACAGGGTAAGCCTCACGCGCTGGAGATCAACCTCGTGATGCAGGCCTTCGTGATCGGCGGCGGGTTCTTCCACTGGTCCATCGCCGTCGTCGGCGCGGTCTTCCTGTGCGTCTGGATCTACATCGCGTACATCAAGCGCGACGTCGCCAAACGCATCGAACAGGGCCGCCTGTACGGACAGCATCCGGTCTGAGGTCCCGGCGTGGCGAGGACTTCCGTCACGTCCACTGAACGATCGACAGCGGGGTGACTCGGCTTCCTCGGTACTTTCGGTTACACTCACGACTTGTTGTGCCGGACGCCACGGGGGCGGTGGCCGGCGGTGATCGGGGGGCGGGGACCTCGAGACTTCGTGAGAGTGGAGATATGGGCAAGTACAGCACCGTGTTCGGACGGACTCGTCGAGTGGCGGCCGCGGGGGTTCTCGCGGCGAGCGCGGCCATGATCGCGCCGTTGGCGGTGTCCGGTCCGATCGCCTCTGCTGCGCCGAGCACGTCCGCGACACCCTCCGAGTCGCAACTCGACGGACTTCCCGAGCCGAGCTTCCCGATGCCCGTCCGCGACGGCGCCCTCGGCTACCTCGCCACCCGGTCGGCCACCCTGTGGCTGGAGGACCGCGGCGCCGACGACGTGATCCGCAACCTGCCCGTGCCGCCCGCCTACGTGGACGCCAACCGCGGCATGGCCACGAACCTCGAACGCGAACTGAAGTCGGCCAAGCAGACGCCGGGTGCCTGCCTGCAGATCATCGTCGACGGGCCCGACAGCAGCGGCGGCCTGTTCAACTACGGCTTCTACGCCGTCGAGAAGCAGTACTGCCCCAAGTAGCCGCCACTCGATCGGCGTGATCGGGGTGCACTCCATTACAGTGACTCCCGTGACTGAACAGACTCTCGTCCTCATCAAGCCCGACGGCGTCCAGCGCGGACTGGTCGGCGAAGTGATCGCTCGTATCGAGCGCAAGGGCCTCACCCTGGCCGCACTCGAGCTGCGCACCGTGACCGAAGAGGTCGCGGGACAGCATTACGCGGAGCACGCCGAGCGCCC is part of the Gordonia phthalatica genome and harbors:
- a CDS encoding DUF4233 domain-containing protein, with protein sequence MTEKSTPRQFTPPTNDPWKGFRGVMAGTLILEVIVVALAFPVVAKLTDAGVTWASGLYLGVVVLVLILLSGRQGKPHALEINLVMQAFVIGGGFFHWSIAVVGAVFLCVWIYIAYIKRDVAKRIEQGRLYGQHPV